A window of Nicotiana sylvestris chromosome 8, ASM39365v2, whole genome shotgun sequence genomic DNA:
AAAAAAAGTTAAatataagaaagaaaaaagacaaacGTTGGACACATTTCAGATGGTCAATTTTTAGAAAGACCTTTGATTTCCTCGGAAAGGTGTAATAAATGCAAAACGGTAAAATCAAAATACAAGAAATTGGATACATCACACTCTTAATTATTAGGACTAATGATAATGCTTAAAATTCTAAATAAAATTAGATATATATAGTCACAGTCAAGATCATTGATTTCTTCCATATGTTCTTTCTGAAGTAAAAAAGACACAAATTTATCATCCATTCGACTTCAAAATCTTTAGTTCATATCCATGACGACATGATGCATAAAAAACATGAAATTTCGTTAACGTCATAGACTCAATGGCAGGAGCATGTGCACAAAGATAAGATATCGTCATCATCATAAATTATTTTGATTTATGGTTTTACATGTGGATTCAGCTCCAGTAGGCCAAGGCAAATATATCTCAGTTGTATGCGAGTATATCGTCGTTTCCCATGTCAGTATCGCTACATTTTTTAAAGAAGCTTCACGATGCCTTGCACCTCTCTGGTACCACTACAAGAAAACAGTTACTTTGTGGCAGTTTTTTGGTCAAATTGTGACGGTTTTTGACTCCCACAAAAAAAATTGTGGCGATTTCTAGAAGTGCCACAGTTATCTTTGCCACGAGCATTATTGCGGCGGATTTTAAAACCTCCATGACAACCGCCACAAAATGAATTTTTAATTTGTGGGGGGTTTGAAAGATAATTAATGTTAGTTTAAAACCCCCGCAATATGATTTTGATGTGCCAAAGAAAAAATATTGCGAGGGTTCATAAACCCCCTCTATATGATCATAGTGGTTCAAAAAAGATATTGTGGGGGTTTAAAAACCCCTAAAaatgatttaaatatttttttaagaaaaagtaATGAAGGGGTTTTGAAAGATAATTAGTGCTAGTTTAAAACCCCCGCAATATGATTTTGATGTGTCAAAAAAAAATACTGCGAGGGTTTATAAACCCCTCAATATGATCATAATGGTTCAAAAAAGATATTGTGGGGGTTTATAAATCCCcaaaatatgattcaaatatttttttaaaaaaacattatGTGGGGTTTATAACCTCTACAATATAATattactattttttaaaaaaaatagtggcAGTTTATTTCCGCCACAATATTTTGTTGTTGAAAACTCTTTTCTATTTGAATATTTTTATTTGTAGGATTAAAGAAACAATTCTATCCAATAAGTTACAACATAAAtcaaatttcataaaaaataACCATAGACAAATATTACAAATTCAAATCCTCATGCAACTAAATAAATTTTTATCATGAGCAATGATATATGATATGATCACCAACCAGCTAGGATAGTAAAAATGTATCCATTAAAAGATTGAGTTTTACTAATTTCATTCGCAATTATAATAGAGTACTTTTTTCTAGCTAAGTCTCCACAAACTCTGCCAAAATAACACTGTCATGCAAGGGCTAAACTTTCTACGGGCAACTAATTCTTGGCAAGTGCGTGGTAAGGATACAAAAAGAAACTGATAGGTTGTTGTAAAAACCTGAACTTGACTGAAAACAGTGAGTTCTCATTGTTCTTGTAATAATCAGCTAAGAAATTCACCTATCTTGTGACCATATTCTCTCTGTTGTTCTGTATCCATGGGCTTCAAATGAGTAAAACAGCTAGCTTAATAAACCTTGAGGGTTCCCCGGTAAGAATAGGGAATCTCCATGTTTGAATCTTCATCACTATCATGGCAAATCCTACACTTTCATCTTCCTTGATGTAGGCTCTAGGAAAGAAATCTGTCTCAAATTCAAAAGAAATTCAATATGGAATAATCAAGGAAAGAGTATTCTTACATTCCCCATAAAGTGTCTCAATCCAAAACAGAGCAACAACTCAAATTTAAAACTACTTCAACGACAAAAGCCAGAACATTTAAAAGCTCAACAGACGGTTTTTGTGGACTCCTCTGAATACATTTATCTCATCTGGCTTCCGAGCATTAAATTCATTGAAAACCTGCAGTTTCGAGTAATTAGCATTTAGCAGTGGATTCAGCGATTAAATCTCAGTAGACAGGCAAATATCTAAAGCTAATGTGGCTCATTGCAAACAACAGTATGAAATTTCAGTTTCAGACTTTTTGCCCCCATCGCCcgaacaaaaccaaaaatgagGAAAAGGTTAGGAACACAGGGAAATTGAAGGAGCTCAAGAGAAAAAGCTGCCTCATATTTAATTTGAGAATCATTTCCAAAAACACAACCAAGATCCTAAATGAGTGCAGAGATTACTACCGCCTCCATCCGAATTGGGTTGTCCACCCTTGATGGCACGATTAAGGGAAGATTTGAAACTATGAATTGTTTAATATTTGTTGAGAAAACACATGGATGCTTTGACTTTTTTATGGccaataaaggaaaaataacaaggtGGAGAAGCGAGTCGGCTAAAAATTTATGGTATTAAACGTATTAGACATTTAGACCTGCTGATTCAAGGAAAATGGACAACTTCTACAATCCAAAAATGTAACTAAGACAAAATTCCTAGGGGAGAGGAAGTGCTTGAATTAGCACTAGGTACAAACAAGATATCTTTCTTATGTAAGAAAGGAAAAATATACTATGGGGAGTGCAAAAGCCAATCATAGCATGTTTCTTTATCAGCTATTCTTACCTGACACAGGACAAAAGCATTGAAAATCAAGGTATTCTTCACTTTAACATCATGCTCCCTCGTCTCATGCTCCAAATGAAGAATTTGTTCACCTCGGAAATCGAGGATTAGGAGGACTGTAACTTGATACAGAGCCTGTAGATGTTCAAGCAGGAGATATCAACCTCGAAAACTAATGTAAAATGAATATTTCTCACTTTGGAACATCAGCCATCAAATTCATTTTACCTGTATTAATAGGTTTCTCCACATTATATTGGTGACGAGAAGTTCCCTAAGAtagaattaaataaaaaaatcaattgATGCTGCGCACGAGGAACATTATAACTATGAGGACATAGGTTAGCAATACAGAAAGAAGCTGAAAATAAGTTGATACATTTGGGGAATCATTGGCTAGAGCTGCAACAGAACATATTCCACCACTAAATGTTATTAATACAAGTAGGATGCACATCAGTACCGAAGCATGAAAATGAATGGCAGAAGATATTGAGGCAATATGGAAGTCTCTATAATCTAGTAACATAAGTGGAAAGAGTCAGAAACGTATAGAATCCAGCTTATAGTATAATCACGTTAACATTAAGAATGCAGTGAGAATGTTCAAACCAACTGAAAGAATATTGTGcggctatgttgctcggactctccaacTGAAAGAATAATGTGCGGCTATAATAGGGGTAGATGTTATATAAAAGTATCTCACGGCTTCAAAACAAGTTCACTTCCTACACATTATGCAAAATgacatgaaagaaaaaaaatctaacAGAGCAATAATACTTCCTTATAAGAAATCAACTGCACAGCCACATGATGGATTAGTTATCTCTAAAAGCCAACCCCATCTGTCAAACTACAAATACACAAAAATGGTAGTGCAGCCAAGCTAATGTTACTTGACGAAACAAACAATATGTTTGCCATTAAAATGTTGAAACAAGCTTCTTTTTTTCAGAGATTGATCTACAAACTAACCTTCGACCAACAGGAGCTCGACGCATTAGATGATCAGTTGGTGGTTCTGTGGCCAGTGCAAGCACACCCAAGGTGACCATAATAAGATTTACCCAAAGTAGCTGCACAGATGAACGGCAAAACCTAAATGATTAACATCAGAACATAGAGGCCGAACACACAAAGTGTACATCCGCTAATCACACTGATCAATGATAAGAGAGCAGTGAAACTAAACCTGAACAGCATTCAATGGGACATCACCAGCAGAAACTGCAGCAACAACATTAATTATAAGAGCAGCAACGTTAACAGTTAGCTGAAACTGGATGAATTTCTGGATGTTAGCATATACGGATCTGCCCCATCGGACAACCTGTATTTGATGGGataaaaaatcaataaaaataagtATTGTCGTGCACCGGTCTGAAAAATATTGGAACTTCAATCACTGCAACTAGAAAAGATACTAATGGGTTTGCAAAATATATCAGGTAAAATAGATCCGACTTCTGAGCTGCTGAAGGCAATTTAAACGTGACAAAACTTGCATTCTGAGATAGGAACTTGTTAGCAATAAAGAACTTTTCAGAAAGTAAGAGCCTATCCCAAGTATTTCAGTCACTCCAGAAGATTCAAAATTCCCAGCAGAAAAGTTCATTCCCCACCATTAATAAGTAATACTAAGCACCTTCTTTTAGGTTCCAAAATATATAAACGCCACTGTTGGGATATCTTCAAGGcaataaaattagaaaaagatTGTTCATGTTCCGTAAGTCAAGCATGCAAGACAAGTTTGGCTTTACTAAGTTAATAAGAGTGAGAACTTCCTGCTAAAGCTGTCAGCATGATAAACAGACCTTCACAACAGAAGCAAAATTGTCATCCAGGATGATGATATCTGAACTTTCTTTGGCAACTTTTGTTCCTTGAATACAAGAAAGTTTAACGAGCAAATAAAAGAGTAGAACGCAAGAGAAAGAATTCATCTCTCAATGGTTCAGCAAGTAACCATATAGCAATAGAAGGAAAATCCTCTCGGGCAGAAGGGACAGTGAACAGGATAAAACAATTCAACAAGAGAATACATAACTAACATGCAAGCAAGTCAATACTCCAATACTTTGAAAGTAGCTCATACTAATACCACCTGCAACTGCAACTTATCGCGGAGAGATCCAAAGACAGTAGAAGTAGGTACCATCTTGATTCACATGGTTTCTACTCACAATCTCATATGCTTTCATTTAGAAGAAGAAATGTACAACAGTGATGCACTAGAATTGTCCAAAAGGTAAGTAATAGAGATAGGAAGATTTAAAATGGAAAATGTGGTAGGACTTTGTGTAGATTTAAATTGCCAAACTTTGGTACAGACTATTGATATTCTAAATTGGGCGTGCAGCACACTTCAATATCTTGATTGAGTTGACATAAAATAACAGAAATATATAACATAAAAAAGATGTCATGATGTTTAGCTTCTCATAGTGAACCATCATAACAGATATAATATGTGTTCCAGGCTTAACCATATAGCATAAGGAAAAGAACCTAAAAGGCAAAAACATAGTTAGAAGATACAGTAGAGGTAATACTAAAAGATTATTTCACTTACCTACTGGTTCTGGAATACTTAAAACTTTTCGCAAGCCATCAATCCCAGCCATAGTTTAAGAAGCAAGACCCAGGTACGGGTTTGCACATGCATCAAATGCTTTAATTTCAAACTGGCTTACAAGATCATCTACAACTCCAGGAGGGCTAGCAGTTCTCAATTGTGcctctgtattttctttcctacAGCAGAGGTAAGCTGCATTTCGCGTCTTAGGTAGCATTTGCTCATAAATAAGAGCATAGCAACACGAATCAAATATGATTATCACTTTTAAATATGCCTTCAAACCAAATATGAATACCATTTTTAAACATACTTATAcatcaaataaataaaataaacactaCTTAGTTATGCAATACTATTACCTTCAGATAAAGCAACATATTAAACAAATTTTCTATTCAAACATGTATGTATCTGCTGCTAGTTAGTAGCAACATTTGTCTCTACTACATCATCAATTATATGATCCGTAGCTAGTTGTACATACTCATCACCATCACCAAAAGCCTGTTCGAGTTCTTGCTCTTGGTATggttcattctcatatacttcaTCTTCCACTACTTCTTCTCCCATATCATACAGATCTCTTGGCTTTAGATGCATAGCAACACTCCACCCTTTATTGACAACATCATCCACATAGTACACCATTTGTGCTTGAGATGCTTCGATGTAAGGCTTATGTTCTTCACGTTCACCGGTATGAATCAATCTATCAAAATTAACACAATTTAAGTTCCAACGATCCTTTTTATACCCTCTATCTCGAGCAGTATCGGCCCATCTACATTTGAAAAGAGCAACCTTGAATCGACCATAATAATTAATCTCAAGAATATCTTCTAACTTCCCATAATATGGTAACTCTGCTTGCCTTAAATTTCCGTCAATACTACTTGCAACACATGATGTTTTAGAGGTTAAAAAAACTCCACTATTCTGTGTTCTCAGACCTTCTTCTCGAGCCAAAGTTCGAAATTTGGACCCATTGATGTTATATGCAGTAAACCTTCTTGCAACTACTGATGGACCTCGTGCAAGAAACTTTAGATCAATAAACATTGTATCTATTGTGTCTGGATTTATAAtctaaatcaaaaaaatattgtcTTAGTGAAGTTAGTTCATTCAAACCAAATGTAAACAATAACTAATGATTACTTACTCACCCGCTTTTGGAATCAATCAACAAACTCTTTATTAACTCTCCTCTCTATCTCTGTAGGTGAAGGTCTTCTTCTTGAACTCCTCCTTATGTACTGTCTAAATTCGCTATATGAAATAACTACATTAATGTTAAAGAACAAGACTAGCCGGATCAAACATTACAATGATAAAGAATGTAAAGATTATATGAGTTACTCACTCCACAAATGGCATGACTATTGCACAATTCAGAAGCACATATCGATGAGCTTGTAGTTTCTGCATATCAGTTAAAGGGAATGTAATCGAAGCTGATGCAGGTTTACCAAATTGAAGAAATATAGAGGATGTTCCAGAAGGCTCAGTGACATTTGGTTCATCACGAACACGCCTAGGTCTATTGAATCTTGTCTCAATATCCTCAATATATCGAGAACAAAAGGTAAGAGACTCTTCAGCTAAATAACCCTCAGCTATAGAACCCTCTGGTTGTGCTTTATTCCGTACAAAGGACTTAAAATGGCCTAATTCCCTACAAAAATAATAGGCCATAAGTGTACAAACTATTTCAAGAGACCAGAATACAAGTATCTTCAAATTAGAAATTACAATGTTTTACCTCTCAACGGGATACATGTTTCGATGATGTACTGGACCTCCGAGTTTTGCTTCCCCTACTAGATGGA
This region includes:
- the LOC104232268 gene encoding calcium-transporting ATPase 9, plasma membrane-type-like, whose amino-acid sequence is MAGIDGLRKVLSIPEPVGTKVAKESSDIIILDDNFASVVKVVRWGRSVYANIQKFIQFQLTVNVAALIINVVAAVSAGDVPLNAVQLLWVNLIMVTLGVLALATEPPTDHLMRRAPVGRRELLVTNIMWRNLLIQVK